In one Lolium rigidum isolate FL_2022 chromosome 3, APGP_CSIRO_Lrig_0.1, whole genome shotgun sequence genomic region, the following are encoded:
- the LOC124696230 gene encoding uncharacterized protein LOC124696230 yields the protein QPALFPPPPQNRNFSSPAATPPHLRRDASSWIHRFAASIPFIWTPPSWGYRVHRPSMEPSARGEPSTSASVDDSQSVNRAEDSQLFPTIPALNQAASNLAEIASYFTQCLPVPGYAGIPEEGQELAILPPVSTSGRPALHTSSADGSSLSTSEINISGSTSQETSGQMAPFGVFQNGASLFQGLVDRARKTVRGSADDIGWLQRIQSLPSTEDGTTRFLEILDSVRKNEHKLPDSVVYLLVPGLFSNHGPLYFVKTKAYFSKMGLVCHIAKIHSESSVSKNAREIKEYIEEIYWGSRKRVLLLGHSKGGVDSAAALSLYWPQLKDKVAGLVIAQSPYGGSPVASDILREGQLGDYVMLRKVMEILVSKVLKGDLQALEDLTYERRKEFLSQHPLPPEVPVVSFHTEASITPSVLTALSHVAHVELPAAAGNPARIPVVMPLSAALAACSQVLVARYGEKSDGLVTRKDAEVPGSLAVRPERKLDHAWMVYSSMNEEPGDQADTSQVCEALLTLLVEVAQKRRHESAMKDE from the exons CAGCCGGCTCTCTTCCCTCCCCCGCCGCAGAATCGGAATTTCTCCTCTCCCGCCGCCACCCCACCCCACCTCCGCCGTGACGCTTCCTCCTGGATCCACCGATTCGCGGCTTCGATTCCCTTCATTTGGACACC GCCTAGCTGGGGCTACCGGGTCCATCGGCCGAGCATGGAGCCTTCAGCACGGGGAGAGCCCTCTACTTCTGCATCA GTTGACGATAGCCAATCAGTCAATAGGGCTGAAGATTCACAACTCTTCCCCACCATCCCAGCATTAAACCAAGCTGCGTCAAATCTTGCCGAAATAGCTTCGTATTTTACCCAGTGCCTCCCAGTGCCTGGTTACGCAG GAATACCCGAGGAAGGCCAAGAACTAGCAATACTTCCGCCTGTCTCGACTTCTGGCAGGCCTGCTCTTCACACTTCTTCTGCAGATGGCAGTAGCTTGTCTACCAGTGAAATAAATATCAGCGGAAGTACCTCTCAGGAAACCTCAGGGCAGATGGCACCATTTGGTGTTTTTCAGAATGGGGCTTCACTATTTCAAGG TCTCGTAGACCGTGCTCGGAAAACTGTACGTGGTTCAGCAGATGATATTGGATGGCTCCAGCGTATTCAAAGCTTACCTTCAACTGAGGATGGGACGACCAGATTTTTGGAGATTCTTGACTCTGTGAG AAAAAATGAGCACAAGCTACCTGATTCGGTGGTGTATTTGTTGGTTCCAG GTTTGTTTAGTAACCATGGGCCACTGTACTTTGTGAAGACAAAAGCATACTTCTCTAAGATGGGTCTGGTTTGTCACATTGCCAAGATTCACAGTGAG TCTTCAGTAAGTAAAAATGCAAGGGAGATAAAGGAGTACATTGAAGAAATATACTGGGGATCAAGGAAACGTGTGCTGCTTCTTGGTCATAGCAAGGGTGGTGTGGATTCAGCGGCAGCTCTGTCACTCTACTGGCCACAACTGAAAGACAAGGTTGCAGGTCTGGTAATAGCTCAAAGCCCATACGGAGGAAGCCCAGTTGCTTCAGATATCCTGAGAGAGGGGCAACTTGGTGACTATGTCATGTTACGCAAAGTTATGGAGATTTTGGTTTCCAAAGTCCTCAAG GGTGATTTGCAGGCCCTGGAAGATCTGACATACGAAAGGAGGAAAGAATTCCTGTCGCAGCACCCGTTGCCCCCTGAGGTTCCAGTCGTATCATTCCACACAGAGGCAAGCATCACCCCAAGTGTGCTGACAGCCCTCTCTCATGTCGCGCATGTGGAGCTCCCAGCCGCCGCCGGCAACCCTGCGAGGATCCCCGTCGTGATGCCGCTTTCAGCTGCACTGGCAGCATGCTCGCAGGTGCTGGTGGCAAGGTACGGTGAGAAGAGCGACGGTCTTGTGACGAGGAAGGATGCCGAGGTTCCTGGATCACTGGCGGTCCGACCAGAGCGGAAGCTGGACCACGCGTGGATGGTGTATTCTTCGATGAACGAGGAGCCCGGAGATCAGGCAGACACGTCGCAGGTGTGCGAAGCCCTACTGACTCTGCTTGTCGAGGTTGCGCAAAAACGGAGGCATGAGTCAGCCATGAAAGACGAATAA